AATGAGCTCTCCACCCGTGTGGTCAGCCTGATAGCACCTATAGGTAAGGGACAGAGAGGATTAATAGTAGCACCTCCGAAGGCCGGAAAAACGGTTCTCCTCCAGAAAATAGCCCAAGCTATTATAAGAAACCACCCAGAAGTTTACCTCATAATTCTCCTGATAGACGAAAGACCCGAAGAAGTCACTGAAATGAGAAGGATAGTGAAGGACAAGGCTGAAGTAGTAGCATCTACTTTTGACGAACCACCCGAAAGGCACATGCAGGTTGCGGAAATAGTCGTGGAAAAGGCAAAGAGAATGGTAGAACTCAAGAAAGACGTAGTAATACTTATGGACTCCTTGACAAGGTTTACGAGAGCTTCTAACGCGGTGACTCCTCCTACGGGCAGAGTTCTCACGGGTGGTATAGAAATCACAGCCTTCCAGAGACCTAAAAAGTTCTTTGGTGCTGCGCGGAACATAGAAGAGGGAGGAAGCCTCACCATAATCGCAACCGCTCTCGTAGAGACAGGTTCAAAGATGGACGATGTAATCTACGAAGAGTTCAAAGGAACGGGTAATATGGAAATACACCTCGACAGAAGACTAATGGAAAGGAGGATATTCCCCGCCATAAACATAGAAAAGTCAGGAACCAGAAAGGAAGAACTCCTTTTAGAGCCCTGGGAACTCCAGAGGATTTGGGTTCTCAGGAAGTTCCTGTCAACAATGGACCCTGTGGAGGCTATGGAATTCCTCCTTGAAAAACTGAGAAGGTTCAAAACGAACGAGGAGTTCCTTAAAGCCATGAACGCTTGAAAGCGAAGAACTTTTATAATAACTTTTTTATCTTGCGAGGAGGTAGGTAAATGAAGAAGGGTATTCACCCCGAACTAAAACCCACAACTTTCGTATGCGGTTGCGGAAACACCTTTACGCTTCTCTCCACAAAAGGAGGAACTGTTTACTTAGAAGTTTGCAACCAGTGTCACCCCTTTTACGCGGGCAAACTGAAGATAAAGCCCGCTTACTACGAAATGCTTGCGGAATTTGAAGGAGGTAAGAAAGAAGAGTAAAAAATGCTGAAGGAAGCCTACATATCCAGACTTGACAAACTCCAGGAAAAGTACAGGAAACTTCAGGAAGAACTCAGTAAACCCGAAGTAATACAGGACGTAGAAAAGTACAAGAAACTCAGTAAAGAGCTTAAAGAACTCCAGGAGATAAACGAGCTATACGAAAGATACAAAAAAGCCCAGAAGGAATTAAAGGAAGCAAAGGAGCTTTTGAAGAGTTCGGACAAGGACTTAAGGGAACTCGCGGAAGAAGAGGTAAACAGACTTACTGAAGAGATGAAGAAACTTGAAGAAGAGTTAAAGGTTCACCTGGTTCCAAAGGATCCAAACGATACTAAAAACGTTATCCTTGAAATAAGGGCGGGAGCGGGTGGTGAGGAGGCTGCCCTCTTTGCCGCGGACCTCTTCAGGATGTACCAGAAGTACGCAGAAGAAAAGGGCTGGAAGGTAAGTATACTCTCTTCAAACAAAACGGGACTCGGCGGATACAAGGAAGTAATAGCCCTTATAGAAGGTGAAGGTGCTTATTCGAGGCTAAAGTACGAAAGCGGTGTCCACAGGGTTCAAAGAGTACCTGTCACCGAAAGTAGCGGAAGGATTCACACCTCAACCGCCACCGTGGCGGTTCTTCCCGAAGTTGACGAAACGGACATAAAGATTAAGCCAGAGGAACTGAAAATAGAAACCTTCAGGGCTTCGGGAGCGGGCGGACAGTACGTGAACACCACCGAAACAGCTGTAAGGATTACACACATACCTACGGGTATAGTGGTTCAGTGCCAGGATGAAAGGTCTCAATTCCAGAACAAACAAAAAGCTCTTAAAATCCTGTACGCGAAACTAAAGGACTACTACGAAAGAAAGAAGCAGGAAGAAATAGCGAAGGAAAGAAAGGAACAGGTCGGAACTGGAGAGAGGAGTGAAAAGATAAGAACTTACAACTTCCCTCAAAATAGGGTTACCGATCACAGGATAAACCTAACCCTTTACAAGCTTCAGGATGTTCTGGAAGGAAAACTGGACGAAATAATAGACGCCTTGAGGGCGAAGGAAATAGAAAAGAAACTGGAACTAGTAGAAAAGGAAGGTTAATCCTTTATAGGGATACTTATCCAGAGTTGTTCCTTGTCTACATCCTCCCTTTTGAGGTTAACTTCTATGTTGCTGGCGTCAAAGTAGGGGTACTTTCCAAACACGCTAACCAAGTCTCTTTTTATCTCCTCTACTATACTCGGCGGAAGTCCGCTTCTTTCGTAAGATAAAACTAATTGCAGACGTTTCTTAGCCACGTCTTTACTTTTTCTCGATTTAAATAATCCGAACAATTTCTTACCCTCCTAGTAACCGGCTCAAAAGCCCTTTCTTTTCTCCGTAGCGCTTCAGGGGAATGCTTTCACCCATTAACCTGCGGGCTGTGTCTATTATGGCTTGAGATGCGGGAAACTTTTCATCAAGTACTATAGGCTCACCCCTATTAGTAAAGTCCACGAGTTTCGGTTCTTCGGGAATTATACCGATAATTTCGGCTTTAAGTATATCTACTATATCCTCAACTGATAGCATAGCCCCCCTTTTCACCATTTCCCACTTTATCCTGTTTACGATAACTTTGTAATTTCTCTTGTCCATGCTCTCCAGAAGCCCTATTACCCTGTCCGCGTCCCTTATAGAGGAAACCTCTGGATTAACAACTATTAGAGCTTTGTCCGCAGGGGATACCGCTATCTGAAAACCTTTTTCTATACCAGCAGGAGAATCTACGAGGATGTAATCGTAATTTCCTGAATTTTTAATCTCTTCTACAGTTTTGTTCCACTTTTCAATGTCTATTACGTCCTTATTTGCCCTCTGGTTTGCGGGAAGTAGCCATAGGGAAAGTCCCCTTTTGTCCTTCACGAGTGCTTTTTCATAAGGCACCCTTCCTTCAAGCACGTCAAGAATGTCGTATACTATCCTGTTTTCAAGACCTAGAATCATATCCAGGTTTCTCAACCCGATGTCTGCGTCGATTAAGAGGACTTTTTTACCAAGCTTTGCGAGTGCGGTACCTATGTTTGCGGTAAGTGTAGTTTTTCCTACGCCTCCCTTTCCGGAGGTTATAACAATAACTTCAGCCATCTTTCCGCTCCTTCTATTGGTTCTAATACTATATCTTCGCCCTCTATTTTTGCAACTTCCGGGTATCCCGGTGAGTTTCTATCCGCCTCCGACATTATAGCCTTCTTTTTCCCTATCTGGAGGAGTTGAGGCTCCATCTTGAGAGCCACTATGACCGCCGAGTGATCTCCTATCAAACCGGCCTTTGCAACACCCCTCAGCTTTCCCATAACTATGATGTTCCCACCAGCGAGGACCTCGGCATCTTTGTTCACATCTCCGAGTATTAAAATGTCTCCTCTGTGTTCTATCCTCTGACCTGCCCTTAACGTTCTCTCTATTATGAGAAGTCTGCTTTCTTCCCTTTTCTCCTTTCCTTCTTTCTTACCTTCTATAAAACCGCGTGAGAACTCCTTCAGGATTTCTTCTACTTTTTTTCTCTCTTCCGGCTTTAATACTTCCGGGTTTTCAAGGATTATCAAGCTTCCTTTGAATATATTGTGGGAGAGTTTTTCTTTCAATTCTTTAAGTAATTTATCTATGTTTCCTTTTTCCTTTATCTTTATCTGGATTACGGGAAGTGTTTTTCCCTTTATCTCTATCACCTTAACTATTATTATAAGGAAGTATGGATGTGTTCGTTCTCGACACGAGCGTTTTCACAAACCCGGAGATATACAGAACCTTTGAAGAGGATCAGAGAGGAGCTATGGAAACCTTTATACACCTTGCCCTGAATTCCAGAGCTGAGTTTTACATGCCCACTTCCGTTTACACGGAAATGAGAAAAATAATGGATGTGGGGGAACTCTGGGCGGAATTTGAGATGGTGGTAAAGATACGCTCTCCCAGGAGGTTTCAATTAACTGTTCCCGCGGATTTTCTCTATGAGTTCATAGAAGAACTCAGATATAGGATTAATAAAGGTTTGAGGATAGCGGAAGAACACACGAGGGAAGCGAGCGGTTGTGAAGACGTCGGGAAATTAATAGCTAGGCTCAGGGAGAAGTACAGGGAAGCCCTCAGGCAGGGAATACTCGACAGTAAAGAGGACGTGGATGTGCTGCTCCTTGCCTACGAACTGGACGGGGTTCTCGTTTCGGCGGATGAAGGCCTCAGAACATGGGCGGACAAGATAGGTATAAAACTCATAGACCCTAAGAATTTCAAAAACATTTTAGAGAGCTTGGTAAGACACAGGTTTTAAATGAGACGCCCGCCCTTCAGGGCGTCCCTCACCGCCTTTTCTATACCTTCAGCGTCTATACCGACGAGGTTTCTGAGTATGTCCTGCTTTCCGTGTTCTATGAACCTGTCCGGCACACCTAAGTTTATTACCCTCTTCATTATTCCTTCCCTTGCGAAAAACTCCAGAACTCCGCTTCCAAAGCCTCCAACTACCGTATTGTCTTCAACGGTTATGAATGTGTCGTACCTATTTGCGAGGTCTCTGAGCATTTTCTCGTCCATCGGCTTTACGAACCTCGCGTTGACTACACCTACCCTTATCCCTTCCTTGTAGAGTTTTTCCGCGGCTCTAAGGGCTTGGTATACGGGGTATCCCACCGCAAGTATAACGCAGTCCTCACCTTCCAGAAGCTCCTCCCAAGTTCCTATTTCTATCTTTTTAAAACCTTCGGTAGGAACTCCGTAAGCCGCACCCCTCGGATACCTCAGGGCGAAAGGCTTTCCGCTGTATATACCAGTGTAAAGGAGGTCCCTGAGCTCCTGTTCATCTTTTGGAGCGCAAACTACCATATTGGGAACGCATCTCAGGTAAGAGAGGTCAAAAACTCCGTGGTGGGTGGGACCGTCGTCTCCGACAAGTCCCGCCCTGTCTATTGCGAAGGTAACGGGCAGGTTCTGGAGTGCTACGTCGTGGATTACCTGGTCGTAAGCCCTCTGGAGGAAAGTGGAGTAGTATGCTGCGACTGGTCTTAGTCCTTCTGCGGCGAGTCCTGCAGCAAAGGTGCAAGCGTGCTGTTCAGCAATTCCTACGTCAAAGAACCTGTCAGGGAACCTCTTTGCGAACTCAACGAGTCCCGAACCTTCCCTCATGGCGGGAGTAATTGCCACGATTTTCTCGTCCCTTTCAGCCAGTTCCACGAGTGCCTTTCCAAAGACCGAGGTCCAGGTGGGAGGAGAGCTTTTTTTAATGATTTCTCCGGACTCAACCTTGTAGGGCGCAACTCCGTGCCACTTTACGGGATTTTCCTCCGCAGGCTTGTAGCCCTTTCCCTTCTTCGTGTAAACGTGGAGAAGGACGGGTCCCTTTATATCTTTCACGTTGTTTAATGTATCCTCAAGGGCCTTTATGTCGTGTCCGTCTATGGGACCTATGTAATTAAAACCGAGTTCCTCGAAAATAACTCCGGGTGATATTAGACCCTTGAGGAACTCCTCCGTGAGCTTCATTATCCTGAGAGGAGTCTCCCCGAAGTGCTGTAAGAAATTCTTAATCTTTTGTCTCGTTTCTTGAACGAAATGCCCGCTTATTATCCTGTTCAGGTATGTGGATATCGCTCCTACATTCGGAGATATAGACATCTCGTTGTCGTTCAGTATCACGATAAACCTGTCCGGTCTTATGTGTCCCGCGTTGTTTAGAGCCTCGTAAGCCATACCCGCCGTGAGTGCACCGTCCCCTATTACCGCTATAACGTAATCCTCTTTTTCTCCTTTCAGGTCCTTTCCTATCCTGAAGCCCAGGGCTGCAGAAATAGAGGTAGAGCTGTGTCCTGCTCCGAAGGCGTCGTATATGCTCTCCTCTCTTCTCAAAAATCCCGAAATGCCCTTATACTGTCTCAAAGTAGGGAATTGCTCTTTTCTGTCTGTGAGTATCTTCCATGGGTATCCCTGGTGTCCTATGTCCCAGACTATTACGTCCTCAGGCGGGTTGAAAACCCTCAGGAGTGCTATCGTTAATTCAACAACACCAAGGCTCGGACCTACATGTCCTCCGTTCTTTGAAGTTACATTTATGATGTAATCCCTTACCTCTTGAGCGAGCTTCTGGAGCGTTTCATAATCGTAATTCTTTATATCAAAAGGCCCTTTATAGTCCTTCAAGATCTCGTACTTCTCAAGCATAGTGAATAAGTTATTCCATCCTCAGAAGAACATCAATCTGAGAAGCCATCCGAAGATAACTACGCTCAATACAAGCCCGAGTCCCACAACTCCCACAAGTACTCCTATCTTCCAGTTCAGATCCTTTTGCTTTATCCATATAAGGGGGAAGGTTGCGAGTGTATAGAGCATCAGGAGTATCCCGAGCCACTTGTGGGGGAACAGGAATATGAAGGTTACCTTTTGTTGAACGTAAGGGTTTGTGGCCTGAGAGAGTCCGGTTATCACCGCAAGAACTACAAACACAGCGGAAATTGCGTGGTTAAAGAGTCCGTGGTGCAGGAAAAATAGAACGTGTCTCCTAAAGCCGTAGTAAACTACGTAGCTCAAGTAAGTCACAAAAATGAGTCCCACGAGGAAGTAATTTACTAGTGGGTGAAGCTTTCCCATACTTTTAATCATACATTCGCTTTTTCAAACTCGTTCACCTTTTTGTAAAGCTCGTCCAGAACCTGGAGGTAGTCTTCCTTCCCTTCTTCTACCTTATCCATTAACTCTTCAAGTTTTCTAGTAAACTCTTCCGAGACGAAAGGCATTATCTTTTCTCTGCTTTTGAGGAATTCGTAAACCTGCTTTCCGAGCTTCGTAGGAATTAAGAAGCCGTGTCTTTCTATAACGTAGCCCCTTTCAAGGAGTTTGGAAACTATCGTGGCGTAAGTGGATGGTCTGCCTATTCCCCTTCTCTTCATCTCTTCAACTAAGGAACCTTGAGTATATAGGTAAGCCATTGGAACGCTCTTTAGTTCTTTTTTGTCTTCCACATACACGCTCCCTTTCAGGTCCGGCTGGAGTTCTAATGGGTACACTTTGTTAAAACCTTCTTCAAGAATTTCGGTTGTGAGTATGAGTTCTTGTTCCCTGCCGAGGGCTTTTACTTTCACTTTCTTGGTTTTTACCTTAACGGGCTTCATCTGAGATGCCATGAACCTCTTGAAGATTAACTCGTAAAGAAGTAGATGTTCTCTTGTGAGGTTCTGGAGCTGTCCCGCGAGCATCATACTCCTTAGGTCCTCAACGTCTAAAGGCTTTGTGGGTCTTATACACTCGTGAGCACCGCCCTCTCCCCAAACCCTCGGATAGAAAAGTTCCTTTCCGAGTTCCTCGCTTATCCACTCTTTCGCCACTCCTATCCCGACGTCCGAAACGCGCGTGGAGTCTGTCCTGTGGTAAGTTATAAGACCGTACTCAAAGAGTTCCTGGGCGAGTTGCATCAATTTCGGCACGGATATCCTGTAGCGGTCCGAGGCTTCTTTAAGCATGGTGTCGGTGGTAAAGGGCGGAGGTGGATTTTTCAGTTCTTCTCTTTCTTCAAGAACTTCAACGTCAATCTCTTTCAGGTTTTCGTAAAACTCCTTTGCTTCCTTTTTGTCCTGAAACTCAAAACCGAGCCTAAGCCACCTTCCGTTTTCTTTAAAGGTTATCTGAACTACATGCTTTTTCTTTCTGTAAAGTTTTTCCCTCTCTATAATCCAGCCGAGAACGGGTATCTGAACTCTACCGCCAGAAAGCCAGTGTTTATCAAAAGCTTGCTGTACTATCCTTGAAACTTCAAAGCCAACCCACCTGTCCGCTATTCTCCTAACGAGCTGAGCCTTTACGAGGTTTTCGTTAAAGTCCCTCGGGTTTTCCACGGCGTGTTTTATAGCCTTTCTCGTCACCTCGTGAAACTCAATCCTTTCCACGTTGGGGATGTAGGGACTTAGCAGTGCTCCGAGGTCCCAGCCTATCTTTTCCCCTTCCGTGTCTGGGTCCGTTCCGATGAGCACCGTGTCCACCTCCTGAGCGAGTTCCCTCAGTCCCTTTACTATGTTCTCCTTTCCTTCTATAACTTCGTAAATGGGAACGTATTCACCGTTTTTCGCTATTACGCCGTGGAATTCCTTGTCCTTCACAAGGTCAAAAACGTGTCCGAGTGATGCCGTAATCATTATGTAAAGGTCCCCAACCATTACCTCAAGAACGTCTATGCCCCCTATCTTTCTGCCCATGGGTTTTCCGAAGAAGTTTGCTATGGTTCTGGCTTTGTTAGGGCTTTCTACCACTACCAGTACGGGCTTGACGTGCTCCTTTTGCTCCGCTTTTACCTTTCCTTCCAGGATTTCCCTTACCTTCTTCCTGTCCTCGTCTATTTCCCTTAGGACTTCTTTCAGGTCCACTTCTTCAATTTTCTTGAAGTTTATGTCCTGATTGAACCACCTTACCTTCTTTTCTAAGTTCTTGAAAGCCCTTCTGTCGTCAACGAGAACGTGGCTCAGACCTTTCGTAAGTCCACCAGCGTACATTCTTGAAGTTCTTCCGCTCGCCTGAAGGTATCCCGTCACGTCCGCAACGACGAGTTCAAACCCTTCCTCTCCGAGTCTGAGAGTTAACTCTTCAGAGTTTTTTATCTTTTCAACGATATCTTCCCTCAGCAAGAACTCCTGAACTTCTTTTCTCAGGTTCTCAATCCTATCTTTTAAATCAGGCCTCTCCTCAACGAAGTCATCGCTCAGGAAGGAATACCTCCTTAGCCTCTGTATCCACGTGTCAACCTTCTTTACTTCACTCTTCAGTTTTTCGTCCTTGAGGATTATAGGTCTCAGAGAGAGGAGTGCCCAGAGGAGGTGGGAGACAGAGGTTTCTACTTTGAGGGGAACTCTTATTTTCGGAACGCCGTAGAAGATTGCGTACCTGACCACGTGGGGAAGGTCAATCCCGCGAGCCAAGGGGTTTTTAAAGGAAGAGATACCTATCGCTACCTGTGCTTCTCCCTTCTCAAAGAGTTTTAGATCCTCTTCGTAGGTGACCGCCTTAACTCCGTGGCTTTCTAAGAACTTTTTAACCTCTTCAACAGCTTCCCTTCCGTAATCAGATGAGACAAAGACGAGTCCTCCCTTTCCGAATTCTTTAACTCTCTTTAGGAGTGTTTCCTTTAAGTTTTGGGTTTCCTCGTAGGTTTCCACTATGTTTCTGAGAAGGACGCTCGGCTTTCCGACTTCAAATCCCAGTAGTTCCCTAAAAAGCTTTATCCTGTTTGAACGGGGATTTCCGGTGGCGGAAGAAACCGCAAGAACTCCCTTTTTCTTTTTGGCTATCTCCCTGAGTTCCTCGCTCCTTTTCTTTATCTCCTCCCAGTCCTCTTCACTCTTATTTGGTTTTTCTTTCAGTCTAATGAGTTCAAAAGCCTTGTGTATGTCTTCCTCGGAAAAACCGAGGAGGTAGAGAACCTTGTCTACGTTCTTTGCCGTCTTCAGGAAACTGTCCACGTCGTCTACGAAGATGAAGGAAAAGTCTTTGGGGAGTATCTCGTAATTTTTGTAAAGGAACATAGAAGTTGTGATGAGGATGTCAAAGTCTCCCTTCTGAATTCTTTCCTTTAACTCTTTTTTCTTCTTTTCCGAGAGTTTGCCCCAGACTATTAATCTGTCCTCGTCAACGCCGAAGGTTTTTATCCTCTCTGATACCTGCTCAACGAGGAGTTGTGTGGGAAGTATTATGTAGGACTTTTTCCCCTGCTTTGCGAGGTAAGATGCCATGGAAAGCCCGAAAGTGGTTTTTCCCACTCCCGTGGGGGCGAGCATGGCAAAGCTCCTTCCGAGGAATACCTTCCTAGCCCATGACTTTTGCAAACTCCACGGAGAAGTCCCCAATATCTCTTTAAAGAAATCTTCCCAGTCTTTCAGCTCGGATAAGAGTTCGCAGAACTCTTTAAAGCTCCCATTCTCCAGTTTCTGACAGACTTCCTCTCTATTTACTTCTTCGGGAAGACACTTTTCACAGGGAAGACCTTTTAGCAGTCTTTCGGCGGATATCTCGCCACCGCAGTTCGGACACAGAGTATCAAAAATAGCCTTAATCATAAGAAAGAATGATATTACGAGGCGGGGAAATCTTCTCAGGCAATTACTCTGATACTTGTCATCTTCGGGAAAGAGGTATATCTTAATAATCGTAAGCTAAACTTAGTTTAAAAAATCAAACTCAAAGGAGGTGGGAACCATGGCACTCTTTGACGAATGGTATCAAAAAGGACACCAGATCGTCCACGAAGTTATGAAGGAGCTCGGAATTGAAGATGAGCACAAAGCCTTCAGACTTCTGAGAGCTGTTCTCCAAACCTTAAGGGATAGACTCCCCGCCAGTGAAGGAAAGGACTTTGCAGCTCAACTTCCGATGGTTTTGAAAGCAGTCTGGTGTGACGGCTGGGATCCAACAAGAGTGCCCGACAAGAGCATAAAACACAAACAGGACTTCCTTGAAAGAGTTATGAACCATCCCGGACTCAGGAGACCTGCGGACATTGAAAGCCTTGAAGACGCAGAAAGAGTTGTAACAGCAGTATTCAGAGTTCTAAAGAGACACATTTCTTACGGAGAGATAAAGGACGTCCTGAGCGAACTCCCCGAAGACATAAGAGAAATGTTAGAAAACGCTTAATTTTTCCTTTCCCCTTTCTAAATTTTTTTATTGGAGTTGGAATATGAGGGTAAGAGAGCCGGCAGTTGCAGGAACTTTTTACCCGAAGGATAAGGAAGAGCTAAATAAGTTAATGGATTTACTCTGCGGTTTCGAGCCAAAGGAAAAGATAAAACCCAAAGCCATTTTAGTTCCCCACGCGGGCTACATATACAGCGGAAAAACCGCCTGTGAAGTTTACAAGAGGATTGAGATTCCCGAAAAGGTTGTGCTTCTTGGACCCAACCACACGGGACTTGGAAAACCGATATCCGTGTACAGCGGAGATGCATGGGAAACCCCTTACGGAGTTGTTGAGATTGACGGAGAACTGAGGGAGAAAATCTTAAAATACCCCTACGCAAACCCTGACGAATACGCACATTTGTACGAGCACTCTCTGGAAGTCCAGCTTCCCTTCCTCCAGAGGTACGCAAGAAGGGAGTTTAAGATACTCCCCATAGTTGTAACCTTTGTGGAGTATGAAGTTGCAAAAGATTTCGGAAGGTTCTTGGGAGAAGTTCTGAAGGAAGAAGACGCCCTCATAGTTATAAGCTCGGACATGAGCCACTACGTTCCCGCCGAGGAAGCGAGAAAGAAGGACGAGATACTCATATCCGCCATGGAAAGACTAAACACCGAGGAGCTCTACTTTAAGGCTGTTCAATACAACATAACAATGTGCGGAGTTGTGCCTGCGGTTGTAGGAATAGAGTCGGCAAAAGTGCTCGGAGCAACGAAGGGAATAGTGGTTGATTACTCAAACTCCGGAGACACGACGGGAGACTACTCTCAGGTGGTAGCTTACTTAGGAATGATTTTCCTTTAATACTTCACTCACGAGAACGCCTTCTCTGAGTCCCCAGTCGCTCACGATTAAACAATCCTTTTCAAAAATTTCTAAGGTTTTTAAGAATATGCCTATTCCCGCGAGGATTACCTTTGCCCTCCTGTCCTCAACCTGCCTGAACCTCTTACTCCTTTCCTCCGAAGGGATTTCTTTGAAAGTATCAAACCACTTCTTTATCTGTCCGTAAGTCAAAACTTTTCCGTGAACTTTCTGTGGGTCGTAAGGGTAAACGTTATACTCAAGTGCCGCCAGAGTCGTTATAGTTCCGCCCAGTCCCACAATCGTGTCAACAGGTTTCTTTACCTTACTAAGTTCCTTCTCTAAAAATTCAAAAAATCTTTTGACTTCCTCTTCCGTTGGAGGGTCCTGCTTGAAGAAGGTCTCGGTCAAGTTCACTATACCTATGGGTAGGGAAATTACTTCCCTCACTTTATACCCCTTTCCGAAAACGTATTCCGTTGAACCACCCCCCTGGTCCACTACACAAACCTCTCCTTCGGGCTTTAAAGAGTATGCAACCGCAAGGTAGGCATATCTCCCTTCCTGTTCGGGAGTAATCACTTCAACTACGAGTCCGACTTCTCTTTTTACCCTCTCCAGAAATTCCTCTGCGTTTTTTGCCCTCCTTATTGCCTCCGTTGCTACGGCCTTTACCCGTTCTACCTTGAATTCATCAATTAACTTCTTATACTCCTTCAGCACCTGAATGGTTTCCTCTATCCTGTCCTCTTGAAGCCTTCCCGTTTCCTTTACCTTTGTCCCGAGGGAGGTAATCCTTCCCCTCTCAAGGATTATGGAGAGTTTTCCGTCTTTGATTTGGGCTATCGTTAGTCTCACGGAGTAGGAGCCTATGTCTATGGACGCCACCCTCATAATTGGTTTATTATCTAAAGACATGGGCAAGCTCGCTTACGTTTTTCCCGGACAAGGTTCCCAATACGTGGGTATGGGATACGAGTTTTACAAGCAGTTCCACGAGACCGCTGACGTGGTTCACGCGGTTGAACACTCCCTCAGAATGTCTTTAGACGATATCGTTGACGTTATGTTCAAGGGTCCAGAAGAGAAACTGAACAAAACCGTATACACCCAACCTGCACTCTTTGCGATTTCTCTCGGTATATACAAAGCCCTTGAGAGTATGGGATTTCCAAAGCCAGACTTTGTAGCGGGGCACTCCCTCGGAGAGTATACAGCCCTTGCTGTTGCGGGCGGGATAGACGTTCAGCTCGGGGCAAGACTCACCTATTACAGGGGAAAGTACATGCAGGAGGCTGTTCCCGAAGGAAAGGGAGCTATGGTGGCGATTCTGAAACTCCCTCCTGAAAAGGTAGAAGAAGCGTGTGAAAGGGCGAAGGACGTCGGGGTGGTTGAACCGGCAAACTACAACTCATCTACCCAAACCGTGATATCGGGGGAAAAGCCTGCGGTTGAAAAGGCCGCCCAGATAGCAAAGGAAATGGGTGGAAGGGCAATCCCGTTGAAGGTTTCAGTTCCCTCCCACTGCTCACTGATGAAACCCGCGGCGGACGCCTTTAGGCTTAAACTCGCTCAAGCTCCGATTCAAAATATTAAAATCCCTCTGGTTCAGAACTACACCGCAAAGGCTCACACCATGGCACACGAGATAAGGAACAACCTTTACCATCAGATATTTTCCCCGGTAAAGTGG
The genomic region above belongs to Aquifex aeolicus VF5 and contains:
- the rho gene encoding transcription termination factor Rho codes for the protein MTQQTAQQEQQKSEVKIYSREELKQKTLAELQKIGKELGLTRTTGLKKEELIEKILKAQLEKSRLVFVKGVLEILPEGYGFLRMPENNYMPSWNDVYVAPSQIKKFGLRTGDTIEGFARLPRENEKYKALIRMESVNGLPPDPEILKRRPQFEKLTPLHPMERFKLEYDPNELSTRVVSLIAPIGKGQRGLIVAPPKAGKTVLLQKIAQAIIRNHPEVYLIILLIDERPEEVTEMRRIVKDKAEVVASTFDEPPERHMQVAEIVVEKAKRMVELKKDVVILMDSLTRFTRASNAVTPPTGRVLTGGIEITAFQRPKKFFGAARNIEEGGSLTIIATALVETGSKMDDVIYEEFKGTGNMEIHLDRRLMERRIFPAINIEKSGTRKEELLLEPWELQRIWVLRKFLSTMDPVEAMEFLLEKLRRFKTNEEFLKAMNA
- the rpmE gene encoding 50S ribosomal protein L31, with translation MKKGIHPELKPTTFVCGCGNTFTLLSTKGGTVYLEVCNQCHPFYAGKLKIKPAYYEMLAEFEGGKKEE
- the prfA gene encoding peptide chain release factor 1, whose protein sequence is MLKEAYISRLDKLQEKYRKLQEELSKPEVIQDVEKYKKLSKELKELQEINELYERYKKAQKELKEAKELLKSSDKDLRELAEEEVNRLTEEMKKLEEELKVHLVPKDPNDTKNVILEIRAGAGGEEAALFAADLFRMYQKYAEEKGWKVSILSSNKTGLGGYKEVIALIEGEGAYSRLKYESGVHRVQRVPVTESSGRIHTSTATVAVLPEVDETDIKIKPEELKIETFRASGAGGQYVNTTETAVRITHIPTGIVVQCQDERSQFQNKQKALKILYAKLKDYYERKKQEEIAKERKEQVGTGERSEKIRTYNFPQNRVTDHRINLTLYKLQDVLEGKLDEIIDALRAKEIEKKLELVEKEG
- the minE gene encoding cell division topological specificity factor MinE; amino-acid sequence: MFGLFKSRKSKDVAKKRLQLVLSYERSGLPPSIVEEIKRDLVSVFGKYPYFDASNIEVNLKREDVDKEQLWISIPIKD
- the minD gene encoding septum site-determining protein MinD — its product is MAEVIVITSGKGGVGKTTLTANIGTALAKLGKKVLLIDADIGLRNLDMILGLENRIVYDILDVLEGRVPYEKALVKDKRGLSLWLLPANQRANKDVIDIEKWNKTVEEIKNSGNYDYILVDSPAGIEKGFQIAVSPADKALIVVNPEVSSIRDADRVIGLLESMDKRNYKVIVNRIKWEMVKRGAMLSVEDIVDILKAEIIGIIPEEPKLVDFTNRGEPIVLDEKFPASQAIIDTARRLMGESIPLKRYGEKKGLLSRLLGG
- the minC gene encoding septum site-determining protein MinC; its protein translation is MIEIKGKTLPVIQIKIKEKGNIDKLLKELKEKLSHNIFKGSLIILENPEVLKPEERKKVEEILKEFSRGFIEGKKEGKEKREESRLLIIERTLRAGQRIEHRGDILILGDVNKDAEVLAGGNIIVMGKLRGVAKAGLIGDHSAVIVALKMEPQLLQIGKKKAIMSEADRNSPGYPEVAKIEGEDIVLEPIEGAERWLKLLL
- a CDS encoding RNA ligase partner protein, whose protein sequence is MDVFVLDTSVFTNPEIYRTFEEDQRGAMETFIHLALNSRAEFYMPTSVYTEMRKIMDVGELWAEFEMVVKIRSPRRFQLTVPADFLYEFIEELRYRINKGLRIAEEHTREASGCEDVGKLIARLREKYREALRQGILDSKEDVDVLLLAYELDGVLVSADEGLRTWADKIGIKLIDPKNFKNILESLVRHRF
- the dxs gene encoding 1-deoxy-D-xylulose-5-phosphate synthase, with the protein product MLEKYEILKDYKGPFDIKNYDYETLQKLAQEVRDYIINVTSKNGGHVGPSLGVVELTIALLRVFNPPEDVIVWDIGHQGYPWKILTDRKEQFPTLRQYKGISGFLRREESIYDAFGAGHSSTSISAALGFRIGKDLKGEKEDYVIAVIGDGALTAGMAYEALNNAGHIRPDRFIVILNDNEMSISPNVGAISTYLNRIISGHFVQETRQKIKNFLQHFGETPLRIMKLTEEFLKGLISPGVIFEELGFNYIGPIDGHDIKALEDTLNNVKDIKGPVLLHVYTKKGKGYKPAEENPVKWHGVAPYKVESGEIIKKSSPPTWTSVFGKALVELAERDEKIVAITPAMREGSGLVEFAKRFPDRFFDVGIAEQHACTFAAGLAAEGLRPVAAYYSTFLQRAYDQVIHDVALQNLPVTFAIDRAGLVGDDGPTHHGVFDLSYLRCVPNMVVCAPKDEQELRDLLYTGIYSGKPFALRYPRGAAYGVPTEGFKKIEIGTWEELLEGEDCVILAVGYPVYQALRAAEKLYKEGIRVGVVNARFVKPMDEKMLRDLANRYDTFITVEDNTVVGGFGSGVLEFFAREGIMKRVINLGVPDRFIEHGKQDILRNLVGIDAEGIEKAVRDALKGGRLI